The genomic DNA TCAGACCATTTTTAAACCATAGTTTTAGGTCATACAagtgcaaaatgtaaaaaaaaatatctttaaTGACAAGAGTGATTTGTGTCACCTCCTGCATCACTTTGGCATTCCTGATTTGTCAATCAAGTGCAAAAAGAAGTTAAGCACCGATTAAAATGGCAACACACGAGCTTACCTTTCATAACAAGTCAAAATGTCGGACATTAgacattagacaaactttaatgatccacaagggaaattgttccacacagtagctcagttacaatgatggaaagtgtaaggatggaaaggacaacgcaggtataaataaactaaatatagcgatataaactATAACATACATGTTAACGTGTGTTGTTCTCAAATGAACACTTTACGACAGTTCTATGTTTCCCTTTACGGCTATTCATGCTGGAGGCGGGGCAGTGGGGGCTGCTGGGATATGGCATCTCATGGAGGGAACTATGTTGACATATCGGCTGCCTCAGTGTCTGAATAAAACTCAATATACTTAATATACGTTGTGTCTACTAAGTCTATATCAACattggtagcagaggatggtttgaaGATGGCTGCGAACTACAGAGTACCGCCGAAGTTTGACGAAACCAGGCCGTATGAATGTTGGAAAAATGAAGTTAACATATGGGCACGAGTTACCGAACTCGACAAGAAAAAGCAGGCGCTTGCTGTGGCTTTGGGTCTGGAAGGACGAGCCAAGGATATCGCTATGGAGATACCAGCAGACGACTTGGACAAAGACACTGGTATGGCGACATTACTAGCAAAACTGGACGGTGTGTTTCAGCAAGAAGAAAAGGACCGCGCGTACGAAGCGTATTCCCAGTTTGATCGTTTAATGAAAGACAGTTCCGTTTCAATGGCAGACTACATAAttgactttgagcagcgatacaatcGAATTAAAAAGTACGACATGGCGCTTCCAGATGCTGTGTTAGCCTTCAAGTTGTTGGACACGGCCTGCCTCGATGAGAAAAACAGACAACTTGCACTAACGGCGTGCCCCGACCTAAAGTTTGCGTCCATGAAGTCGGCACTCAAGCGGATTTTTGGAGCGAAAACGGCGCCAGGTTTGTCGCACGGGATTCAACTAAACCAAGATGCAGCTTTCTTCACTGAACAACGACAACGACAAGGACAGGGAAGACGGAACACGTTTCAACAGACGAGTGAAAGGACACCGTTGCCGGGCACCAACCCATTGGATAAGTTCGGTAAGCGTTCAAGATGTGCCGTTTGTCAAAGCACATTTCATTGGGCCAAGGACTGTCCTTACAAGAAGAACGAACAAGTAAGACTAACAGAAGACGAAAATGTAGAAGAAGTTAACATAACGTTGTTGACAAATGACCCTATGTCTGACGCTGAGATTTTCATAACTGAATCCCTGGGATCAGCCATCATAGACACGGCATGCACTCGTACAGTATGTGGGGAGAAATGGCTTGACAGTTATGTTAGTTGTCTTAGTCAAGAGCAGACAGACAAAATGATGAGGACAGAAAACACCAGTTCAAGACCATTTCGTTTTGGAGATGGCAACTTAGTATATTCCACCAGAAAAGTGAAACTACCTGCCAAAATAGGACAAACAAAATGTCACATTGAGACAGAAGTGGTCAACGCTGACATTCCACTGCTGCTGAGTAAGTCCTCACTGAAGAAGGCAGGAACTGTTTTAGATATGGAGAATGACAGAGCAGTGATGTTTAAACAGCAGATTCCTCTTGAGTTCACCAGCTCAGGACACTACTGTGTGGACATAAGAGACAAAAACAGCACAACACAGCAAATGAAAGATGACGTGATACTTGCAGCGACAGCTGAAGATGAAGTCCTGACAGTGACAGAAAACATGTCTTCAGCCGAAAAGCGCAAAATCCTTCTCAAGCTACACAAACAGTTTGGCCACGCATCTGCAGACAGGCTGCAGAGGCTAATTCAAAGCTCGGGTAATAAAGACAAGGACTGCCTCACTATTTTGCAACAAATAGTGCATGATTGTGACATATGTCAGAGATACAGCAAAGCGAAGCCGAGGCCAGCTGTTGGTCTGCCTCTAGCTACAGAATATAATGAGACGGTGGCGGTGGACCTGCATGAGTTGGAGCCAGGAGTGTGGTATCTACATGTGATCGACCAATTCACCCGGTTCAGTGCAGGAAGCATTGTGAAGACAAAGAAGGCCTCTGAAATGGTCAACGCCCTCATCCACACATGGATAAGTGTTCACGGCCCTCCTCGTATTTTGTACAGCGACAACGGTGGAGAGTTCAATAATGAAGAGTTTCGTGACATGGCCGAAAACTTCAACATCGAGACGAGGACAACAGCAGGATACAGTCCCTGGAGCAACGGGCTGTTGGAGAGACACAATCAGACTCTCACCGACATCCTACTGAAGGTGAGACGGGAAAATGGATGTGACTGGCACACTGCCCTAGACTGGGCTCTTATGGCTAAGAACTGTATGCACAGTGTTCATGGTTATAGCCCACATCAACTGGTATTTGGTCAAAACCCTAACCTTCCCTCTGTATTAATTGATAAACTACCTGCACTCGAAGGCACTACTGTTAGTGCAAGGGTAGGACAACACATATCAGCGTTGCATGCTTCTAGGAAGGCTTTCACTGAAGCTGAATGTTCAGAGAGAATAAGGAGAGCGTTACGTAAGCAGCTCAGATCCACAGATGAAAAATATGAGACAGGAGACAAGGTCTATTACAAACGAGCTGACAGTACAGAGTGGAAGGGACCAGGGATAGTTATTGGTCAGGATGGGGCTGTTGTATTTGTAAGACATGGTGGTATCCTTGTTAGAGTACATCACTTGAGGCTTAATAAGTTACACACAACTGCTCAAAGTGAGGTTCTCGATGACACAAACAGTGAGATAATTGTACAGAATCAAGCAGCAGACAGTGAAAACACAGATGTAGTGAACAGAGCCACAGGTGGCTCATTCAGTACACAAAACACAGATGCTGATAACGA from Entelurus aequoreus isolate RoL-2023_Sb linkage group LG10, RoL_Eaeq_v1.1, whole genome shotgun sequence includes the following:
- the LOC133658750 gene encoding uncharacterized protein LOC133658750, whose translation is MAANYRVPPKFDETRPYECWKNEVNIWARVTELDKKKQALAVALGLEGRAKDIAMEIPADDLDKDTGMATLLAKLDGVFQQEEKDRAYEAYSQFDRLMKDSSVSMADYIIDFEQRYNRIKKYDMALPDAVLAFKLLDTACLDEKNRQLALTACPDLKFASMKSALKRIFGAKTAPGLSHGIQLNQDAAFFTEQRQRQGQGRRNTFQQTSERTPLPGTNPLDKFGKRSRCAVCQSTFHWAKDCPYKKNEQVRLTEDENVEEVNITLLTNDPMSDAEIFITESLGSAIIDTACTRTVCGEKWLDSYVSCLSQEQTDKMMRTENTSSRPFRFGDGNLVYSTRKVKLPAKIGQTKCHIETEVVNADIPLLLSKSSLKKAGTVLDMENDRAVMFKQQIPLEFTSSGHYCVDIRDKNSTTQQMKDDVILAATAEDEVLTVTENMSSAEKRKILLKLHKQFGHASADRLQRLIQSSGNKDKDCLTILQQIVHDCDICQRYSKAKPRPAVGLPLATEYNETVAVDLHELEPGVWYLHVIDQFTRFSAGSIVKTKKASEMVNALIHTWISVHGPPRILYSDNGGEFNNEEFRDMAENFNIETRTTAGYSPWSNGLLERHNQTLTDILLK